The sequence below is a genomic window from Ensifer adhaerens.
AGGCGCGCGGGACGCCGGTCGAGACCATGGTGTCGGAAATGGTGCTGCGATCGCAGAGCCAGGCGATCTACAGCCCGGAAAATCTCGGGCATTTCGGCCTGAACCTGATGAAATACGCGCATTTCACCTCGCCGATCCGCCGCTATTCGGACCTCATCGTGCATCGCGGCCTCGTCAAGGCGCTGAACCTTGGCGAAGGCGGACTCACGATGGAGGAAGAGGAAGTCCTCGATGACATAGCCGCCGAAATCTCGACCTTCGAGCGCCGCGCCATGAAGGCAGAACGCGATACGGTGGACCGGCTGATTGCCCATCATCTGGCCGGCCGCATCGGCGAGAGCTTCGACGGGCGCGTTTCGGGTGTCACCAAGTCGGGACTTTTCATCTCGCTGCCGCAGTTCGGCGCAGATGGCTTCGTGCCGGTCTCGACACTAGGCATGGACTATTTCATATATGACGAGGCCCATCAGGCACTGACGGGCGAGAAGACCGGGCTCGGCTACCGGCTTGGTGATAATGTGGAGGTGCGTCTTGCCGAGGCGATCCCGCTTGCGGGCTCGCTGCGATTTGAAATGCTCAGCGAGGGGCGGCGTATGCCGACGGGAGCTCGCTCATTCCACAAATCGGGCAGGAAGACGGGCAAGAAGCCGGGGACTCGGCCTCCGCGTGGCCGGCGCTGAGCGGACCATGCCCTGAGGGCCAAAAGGGAGGCAGCATGATGAATTCGAGCTTGGACACAATCGTGATCGATGACGAGCATCGTCCGCTTTGGCGCTCGATCCGGCGCGGCCTGCTTAACACCTGCCCTGCCTGTGGCTCCAGCCGTCTGTTCAAGTCGTTCCTGAAACCTGTGGACGCCTGCGCGGCCTGCGGAACAGATTTCACGGCGCAGCGCGCGGATGACCTACCGCCCTACATCGTGATCGTCGTGGTTGGCCATGTGTTGCTGACGGCCTATATGCTGACGGACGACCTTCTGCCGCAATCGCTCTGGGTGCAATTCCTGATCTGGGTGCCGCTCACCATCCTCTTCGCGGTTGCCATCATCCAGCCGATCAAAGGCGGCGTTATCGGCCTTCAATGGGCGCTGCGCATGCACGGCTTCGGCGGCGTCGACCCGAATGATCCGAAAGAGGAACCGGAGGACCTGCGATGACCGAGGCACCGGGACTGGTCTATCTACCGAACGCGGCGACGTTGGCTGTGCAGGGAGGCCACCCGACGTTGCGACCGCGCGACGCGGCTACGCTCCTGTTGATGCGGCGCGACGGCGGAAAGATACAGGTTCTGTCCGGTCGGCGCAGCGATCAGCACAAGTTCATGCCGGGCGTCTATGTGTTTCCCGGCGGGCGCCGCGA
It includes:
- a CDS encoding Uncharacterized conserved protein, DUF983 family, whose product is MNSSLDTIVIDDEHRPLWRSIRRGLLNTCPACGSSRLFKSFLKPVDACAACGTDFTAQRADDLPPYIVIVVVGHVLLTAYMLTDDLLPQSLWVQFLIWVPLTILFAVAIIQPIKGGVIGLQWALRMHGFGGVDPNDPKEEPEDLR